DNA sequence from the Agrobacterium tumefaciens genome:
GATCGGGCACGAGCAGCGTGCCTTCCGTGCCGTAGAGTTCCAGCGGCACATGTTTGTGGCCTGCCACATCGAAGCTCATACCCACCTGCACCACGGCACCATTCTGGAAGGCCAGCACGCCGGAAACATGGGTGGCGACATGGACGGGGATTTTCTCGCCGTTCTTCGGCTCGCTGGTGATGAGGCGCTGATTGCGCGGCGCGATGGCAAAACCAGCCACCTTGGCGACCGGACCGAACAGGTTGACGAGATCGGTAATGTAATAGGGTCCCATATCCAGCATCGGGCCGCCGCCAACCTCGTAATAAAAGGCCGGGTTGGGGTGCCAACGCTCATGGCCGGGGCACATGAAGGTGGCCGTTCCGCCGACTGGCTGGCCCAGCACGCCCTCATCGATCAGCCGGCGTGCGGTCTGGTGGCCGCCGCCGAGGAAGGTGTCGGGGGCCGAGCCGATGCGCAGGCCCTTGGCTTTTGCCGCATCCGCGAGGCGTTTGCCTTCGGTGAAATTGATGCCGAGCGGCTTTTCGGAATAGGCGTGTTTGCCGGCGTGCAGTGCGCGCAGGCCCACCTCCACATGCGCCTTGGGGATCGTCAGGTTGACGATGATCTCCACGGAGGGATCGGCCAGCAATGCGTCGATGCTTTTTGCCTGAAGGCCGAATTCATCGGCCCGCGCCTTTGCAGCCTCCTCGTTCATATCCGCCAGTCCGCGAATGTCGAGAATGGGAAACGACGCCATGGCCTTGAGATAGGCGCTGGAGATGTTGCCGCAGCCGATGATGCCGATACCGACCTTGTTCATGTGATTTCCTCCCGTAAATCAGAAATGCCGAAGCCCGCTCTCAACCCTGCCGGCTAGAGCGCCGGCCCTGTTGTGTTCCATGGCGATTCGTAAAGCTCGTAAAGCGCGACGGCTGCAGCCCCTTGCGCCCATAATTCATCGCTCGCAACGTCGAAAACCAGTTCCGCGACGCCGGCCAGCGAAGGCGGCACGGCGGCGTTGTAACTGTCACGGATGCTGGCAATGAAGGGTTCGCCAAGTTCAAGGCTGGAGCCGGTGATGATGACGCGTGGCGGTGCAAACAGTGTAACGATATTGGCAAGTGTCAGGCCCAGTGCCGCGCCGGCGCGCAGGGCTGCCGCAATGAGATCGTGATCTTCGGCCGCAATCAGCGCATGGGCATGCTGCATGCCGCGACCAAGCCGGATGGCCTCGGCAAATCGCCCGTCCACCGGGCGCGAGCCTAAAATAGCGTTTTCACCCGCCTGGCTCGCCAGCCGGACTGTGCCTTCATTGGCAAGGCCGATGACGAGGTCGCCGAGATTGTGGCTGAGGCCGCCGGCACCACGGAACAGCTGATTCTGGTGCAAAACGCCAAGCCCGAGCGTCTGTTCGAGCGAAATCAATACCATGTCTTCCAGATCGCGCGCATGGCCGAACCAGTGGTGGGCAAGCGTGATGGCGTGGGCGTCGCTTTCGATGATGGTCGGCGAGCTCAGCCGCGACGTCATTTCCTCGGCGAAATTGACATTCACTTCACGCAAAATCGGGCTGCTGCGGATTTTCCCGGTGCGATGCTCGATGACGCCGGGAAGGCCGAGGCAGACCATGTCGACATCTTCCAGCGACAGACCGGCATCGACCACGCAGCGCCGCACGCCGTCCTCCACCAGATCGGCAATGACGCCGATCGGCTGGCGATCGACACGGATCGGCAGGGCGAGGGTGGATAGCACATTGCCGCAGAAATCGGTGACGACGAAGACCATGCGGCTTGCGGCGATCTTGGCACCCACGACGCGGGCAGCATCCGGGTTCAGTTCCAGCATCACCCGCGGCCTGCCGCGCGCGCCTTCTGTGCGGATATCACCGAGATGACGGGTCAGAATCAGTCCGTCATCAAGCAGCGAGGCGGTAATCGCCGAAACGGTGGTGGTGGAAAGTTGCGTTCTTTCGCTGATTTCCACCCGCGAGATCGGCCCATGGCGGCGGATGCTGTCCAGCACGCTTAGCCTGTTGATCGCGCGCATCAATTCTGGGTCTGCGGTCTTCATGGTGTCCTGCTGCGATCGATGCCGGTTCGAGAACCGATTTATGTCGGGTTGC
Encoded proteins:
- a CDS encoding ROK family transcriptional regulator — encoded protein: MKTADPELMRAINRLSVLDSIRRHGPISRVEISERTQLSTTTVSAITASLLDDGLILTRHLGDIRTEGARGRPRVMLELNPDAARVVGAKIAASRMVFVVTDFCGNVLSTLALPIRVDRQPIGVIADLVEDGVRRCVVDAGLSLEDVDMVCLGLPGVIEHRTGKIRSSPILREVNVNFAEEMTSRLSSPTIIESDAHAITLAHHWFGHARDLEDMVLISLEQTLGLGVLHQNQLFRGAGGLSHNLGDLVIGLANEGTVRLASQAGENAILGSRPVDGRFAEAIRLGRGMQHAHALIAAEDHDLIAAALRAGAALGLTLANIVTLFAPPRVIITGSSLELGEPFIASIRDSYNAAVPPSLAGVAELVFDVASDELWAQGAAAVALYELYESPWNTTGPAL
- a CDS encoding Gfo/Idh/MocA family protein, giving the protein MNKVGIGIIGCGNISSAYLKAMASFPILDIRGLADMNEEAAKARADEFGLQAKSIDALLADPSVEIIVNLTIPKAHVEVGLRALHAGKHAYSEKPLGINFTEGKRLADAAKAKGLRIGSAPDTFLGGGHQTARRLIDEGVLGQPVGGTATFMCPGHERWHPNPAFYYEVGGGPMLDMGPYYITDLVNLFGPVAKVAGFAIAPRNQRLITSEPKNGEKIPVHVATHVSGVLAFQNGAVVQVGMSFDVAGHKHVPLELYGTEGTLLVPDPNHFGGEVQLLKKGGQFEPQALSSPYADGNYRSIGVADMAYAIRENRPHRANGDLALHVLEVMEAFQTASDSGTAVSITTKAERPAPLETSLVDGQLGK